The following are from one region of the Thermoplasmata archaeon genome:
- a CDS encoding DUF6293 family protein, whose amino-acid sequence MEKGYAIALFNREEDYIIKPFLSNVPKIDKLIIIANKNSEHEESKRRLINFLDEINIAFKFVYVNDITNFFQTFFTVRALCMQEGPPVWVNASCGSGIGMAALAIHAIKHNVKMVVFEKDEDRTAVVDVKKLQKINILDHRYLNIMKNIANGKNTISKLAYANNIDKSSVSRYIKNLISMEIVKKLNEDNKNKPYIFCLTEFGKTLLPKF is encoded by the coding sequence ATGGAAAAAGGATATGCGATAGCATTGTTTAACAGAGAGGAAGATTATATAATAAAACCTTTTCTTTCAAATGTTCCCAAGATAGATAAACTGATTATAATTGCCAATAAAAACTCAGAACATGAAGAATCAAAAAGAAGATTGATTAATTTTTTAGATGAGATTAATATTGCCTTTAAATTCGTATATGTGAACGACATCACTAATTTTTTTCAGACTTTTTTTACAGTTAGAGCTTTATGTATGCAAGAAGGGCCACCAGTATGGGTTAACGCTTCCTGCGGCTCGGGAATTGGAATGGCTGCTCTGGCAATACATGCAATCAAACATAACGTAAAAATGGTGGTATTCGAAAAAGATGAAGATCGAACAGCAGTGGTAGATGTGAAAAAATTACAGAAAATCAATATATTAGATCATCGATATTTAAATATAATGAAGAACATTGCAAACGGAAAAAACACAATCTCTAAACTGGCTTATGCAAACAATATCGATAAATCTTCAGTTTCCAGGTATATCAAAAATCTGATATCCATGGAAATAGTTAAAAAGCTCAATGAAGATAACAAAAATAAACCATACATATTTTGTTTAACAGAATTTGGAAAAACACTGTTACCAAAATTTTAA